The sequence TAGAACTTAAAATGCAAACGACATTTCCAAAAGGCTAAAGTAGGAAACATTGGATACTCTAGTCTTCTATAATAAGCTAATAAACCCCTTAAAAAATACCTCAAAACGAATCAGAAGAGGTCATGAACTGGCATTTAGAAGGCAAAGAGTTCTACTGCAGATAATAAGATGCATTTGCCTCCAGAACCAACACCAACAGTTTCGCGCCACTCTTTTACAGGGGGGTTCAACTATGCATGTTTAAAGTTTATTGGTCGTGGAGGCTGATTCACAGATATATTACGCAAGAAAACACAGTCAAATATGCTTATCCCCATAAAGAAAATCCATATTTCAGGTTATATGGAAAGAACCTGCCAAGTCAGGGTGCGTTCTTGTGAGCTTAAGCCAGTCCATCTGACTATACCCCTTCTCGAACGGAACCTTCACACGGGGCGTCGACTTCCTCACAGGACTCTTTTGTTCTGATGGTGCCTTAGCTGAACTTGTAGCACCCTCATGTGCTGCTTGTCCGGACTGTTGATCTACTTCTCTGCGAGGTGACGCATCGTTCACATTAAACGACAGAGAGCCAATTGTTTCCTGCTTCTGAGAGGAAGCACTCATTTTCCGTATACTACCACTACTCCTATCATCAGCAATCCCATTCCCATCATCTCTATGAATCCCActaacatcatcatcatcatcaactcTCCGAGTTTCAATATTAACTTTCGGCGGCCCAACCTAACCACATAGACTAAACTTGATATCCACAGAAACAAGAATTGAGAACACAAATGAAGAACAAACAAAACttcattaaaaattcatgCAGCCACGATTCATGAATAAATCAAGTAACTCACCGAACAAAACGTGAAATCATCCTCATTAGCCATTGTAACTCGAAAGCAGATTCCAAGAAAACAATAATCTTACAATTTGCCTGTGTACAAGATACAAATACACTCATCAGACGACTACCGAATCTATTCATAGAACGCTTAATTCTGAAACCTCATTCCCACCCAccacttaattttattaccaaaattcTGCCTTTCTTTTGTGCATCCTTTCGTTTTATGGGTCTTCACTAATTTGTTCAACCGATTACAATCTCTCTTTATtcatccaaaaaatacaagaatagAAGAATAACATTAAAAGAAGCCACGTAGAGGCACAAATAGGCAGATGGCgagcgagagagagatagagagaaggCGTACTCTTGGTGAAGTTGATCGGAGTAGGTGGATTCTCAGGTCTCAAAATGCTGGAAGATCTTTCGCTTGCTGGTCATTATTCGACATTTGTTTATCAAAAAGAGAGAAGTTTAAAGCAAATGTAATGGGCCGGGTCTGAATGTTTGGGGATGGGTTGAGTTTGTGCACAATGAACAATGATACTAGTGTTagtattatttaatgaaatattataattttgaatattacatgttctaataatataaattagggttaattatattatccTCTAATGAGGTTTGGtataaacttatataaattttatgtaatttgagaaattatatctaataactTCTGACGgtcaaattcatataataatagatCTTTTcgataatcaaaatttatcgaatgtgttgttatttgaaaaaaattgatgaaaaatcatatttatttccaattgatttattattgacttaattcaggttaaatatttttttctatgcaAATACATGtgagaaggtatattttcatcattataacagtagtttgattagaaaaagatttatttgacctgcaataagtcattaataagtcaattaggagtaaatatggattttcattcaatttctttattaatatcaacaaatttggtgaatttcgACTAATGAAGGTATCTATTTGtcagatgaaaataaaagtcaagattactatatataatttttcaaattataagaactctatatataattacatcatatctCAAGGGAGGATGTtttaattatccctataaattactatttagtTTTCTGAATTTAACAATTAAGGACAGATCTAAACGACCCATATGGCACAAACAACATACATGGTAGTCCTTAAAGACGTTCAATTGGACTCGACAGTCAAGAAATTTTGGATCAGGACCCATATCCGGACCCGTCAGGTTCGACCTAATGAACCCAGCTAATACtttcaaaatatgaaaaaaataatactatcataactttataaatatgaattattaatattattaaaaaaaattaatatttttcttataaatatatgtacatattttagatgttgaaatattacatattttagaacatgtgttatttatataaatattaaaacatttgtaaattatttatgttattattttaatttataaaaatattaaacttatgttatatatacgtataaaataaataaatttttatatatgtacaaatatattttatataagtatattaaaatagataagaaaaattaattggaacAGATAGGTTGGAGTTCAATCTACTAAGATCCGGATCTACCCCAGGACCGTTTAAGGCTTCAAAGTCCACCCTAATTTGGATGACTCCGTATCAGATCCGAACCATTGTCATCCCTATACTAAAGATCTAATTTCAAGCAATATTGGACCAAGTTTTGAGTAGTTAACATCTTCCACTAcgaaaaaattaactttttcctACACTATAAATGACCACGGCTTAAAATAGtggtaaatcaatattattaaccatggttaaataaaatcaaaataaaaaacttaaatttttattacgaTTAATCAATCTTCCGCCATAGTTTTTAGCATAGAAAAAACATTTGCCATGGTTTAGCCATGGGTAATGTTTTGGCCACACCTACAGAAACAACAATTAATGAACATTGCCAAGTCgtgattgatttttatttgccataatttttttttttactataataattaatcatagtaaaaattcatatttttttttagttttacggGTCAACCACTCCAATCACATTCTCGCAGTCATCAATAGTGTCTGAGTACGACCAAAGATGAATTTTCGgatgtgttaaaaaaaagaaaaagttgctaataaaataaaagtggacaattaagagaaaaaaatgagattttctttaaatttttttaaatagaaagtGAGTGGGTCACTTTGCAATTTCGTAGAAACTAAAGGGTAAAATGGTAAGTCTATAACCTTTCTCCAAAATTAGGCGAATATTACACACTTGGAGTCTTGCGGAAACTTGACGCGGCTTTTGGAATTGGTACGCACCCACCAGTTGACTGAATTCTCCCatgaaattgattaaaatttcattagaGCCCTTAtacttttatgtatttgtAGAACATGCCCCAGAAAGATTATTCTGATTTCTATATTCCTCATTTTAATTGCAACTTGGAGAATTttattctctaatttttttgttgtcgTCGACGTAcgattataattacaaaccttaatttattaaattcatttgttaaaaaaattaattatttaatgtataataGTTACATCATTATGAATCACCTAAGTGAAAAATGGAACattttaactataaaaatatttaatatagaaAGATTAAAAAGAGATAAACAGTTGAAGtgtattttgtatatataaaagggttaattacattctattatttgaattgtgattgtttttacactttggtgattaaactttttttttttgtgtcaacttaccatctcaactctatgaaattttgcactttaccATTTGTAGGTGTGTTTCCCCCAAGATTTTTTTGCAGAAAAGCCATCGCATGCGGGgcacatgtaatatttaagggttatgtgCTGTGATACTTTCACATATGCTtaatatgtgattttttttggtaaaagaatgaacaagaaaatggTTGTATATgccaaagtgcaaatttcgcaaaaattaatatgggaagttgacacaaaaaaaagaaaaattaaaggccaaagtgtaaaatgatatatttttacccTATATAAAGATATggtaaatattgaaaaatcaaagcTTTACGCAATATGCAATTTACAGGTTTAAAtgagagataattacactcccttcCACTGAGATTTAGTTTAGTTACACGTAGACTCCCTGTGAGTTGAAAACTTATACCTAGTATCCTTGAGGATTGCGTTTGTCTAACATATATGTCCAtacattagtcaaaattcattgtatttgttaatattaacaaaaaaattgaataaaaatcgaTATTTGTCTTTGATTGACTAAAcctgatttattgtaggtcaaataaatcttttgtgactaaactacccttataacagtaAGAATATACATCCACGCACgcattaacatgtgaagatatataaggTAAtctgatcataaaaaaattatttgaactgcaataaattaataataaattaatcgggggtaaatatgaatttttatccaattttttttgttaatatcgttaaattcgattaattttggctaatgaagggacttatttatttgatagaaacaaatattagggttagtagatataattttctaaactacaaaaaaactacatgtagttataattatacctaCTATTCAAATCGCGAACTATTACATAATCATCTCCTAGTTACACGCTATAAATATAGAAGATAGTGACAAAAATTATGCACAAAGTTGTCACTGAGTACAATTAATAACTCATGTATATTGACGATCTagtgataataaataatagttgtcACTATATTCTGTTGTCACTGTAGAtgtatcactaattatatttaggacaactttaaacataatttttatcactaataattatatcatatcgAGATAAGAATTGTttcatttgatatatatttttagtgaaaCTTTAATATTGTCCTTTGATAGtttgtcactaatattatattttttatagtgacattacactaacaccctcACAAGGGgtgtaaaagtaattttttaaataacaaaagatgtttatataattagatctaatataaaaaaatttcgatATAATATacactttatttaaaaaaaaaactataaccGTGTTTAGATGAAAACGACTAATTAAGATTCAAGTACTCTATACAAATTTACCAATTCTCTAATTATCAATGTAATAGGACTACAAACTAACAATCGATAATTTTTGACTTGTCTCgactacaaaatttttattaaaaatcaactgatatttatcattgatgaaaattatttcgacaacttaaaatataggaaaaattatactttctttttctgaGATTTGATGCAATTACACGTAAAGTCTTTGTAATTTAGGAAATTACATCAAGTACCTTtaaggtttgcttccatcgaaaaaaaatatttggccTACagtaagtcagtaataagtgaatcgatggtaaataacaattcttattcaatttcttgttaatatcaacaaattgaatgaattttaactaatgggGTACTTATTATTGCAAGGAAGCAGATATCAggaatactaaatataattttttaaaccatataaatttatgtataattacaaaagatttaaaaggatgaaagtgtaattattccttaaaatataattacccCATGGAGATTGaataaaaaagtgaaattcaCTGGTGTTTCTTGTTGAAAACCACATCGCAATTaaacaatgaatagtaatacCAAAAGAAGAGGTCACcacatttaaattattattatgattagtaTGATAATGGACAGCATCTCCAAGTTCAACGtatggaagaaaaataatggggCAAATAGGAATAAGATAAAAGTAGAGGGGCAAGAGTGCAAATTCCTTAACCCTCAATTCTTGAATAATGTCTCTATGTGAAAAGGAAAAGACGAGGAAAGAGAAGCAGCCAAATTAGTATATAAACCCTAATTTCGACCTCCCAATTTCTCTCAAGAACAAAACGCTTTTTTCTCCCAATTGGTTGATGAGCCGCTCAAATTCAATCGGTTGGGACGTCTTCTAACCCTAATCATCAATTCCGTCTTCCTTTTCCGTCTCCGATTCCGTCACAGAAGAAGAAGACAGACGTTCCAAGGGGGAGATGGGGAAGTATGCGGAGCTTTTGGATGCGGGTGTTAGGATTGCTTGCAGATTCCATTCTCACTGCCCCCAGACTGCCCGGATGTATTACCACCCTCCACCGCCCAATGACGACgcccaccaccaccagcatGATGGGGTCTCCACCGGCGGCGCTACGAAGGAGGAGGCTGCGGCTCTGCTGGGGCGGTTTGGGTCAATGGGTGCTGCCCCTGCCCGGATTGACATCACTGACTTCATTCTTTATACTATTGCCTGATTCAACATAAAGATAAACGATTGTTAGACCTTTTACTTGCAGATGCTGTAAAATCTCTTAAAgggattttgaaatttttgcccttttttctattattttcttggCACACAAATTCAAGATTCAATTTTCCCTAAATTaagatgtaatatatattttttgtggtttgattgatattgatttgatgaaagtttattctattattttcttgaaattatactaTTCAAGATTCacctaaatttaattttaatacaaaaataaaattcaatttcaaaataggTGTTTTCTGGAGATTGAGGGTTATCCAGAATTCATGTTTGGGGCGAGTCCCATGTTTTATCTCGGATGTGTGTTTTAACGAATAGATACCTAtgtctattttaaaatattttataaaaataaatatattttttaatctaaaaatatttttttcattttaattagaattagtcctaaatatttatttatttatttggtacATTCTatgactaaataaataaataaataacatgatttaattataacaataaaagtattagtaaacaataatatataaatattttctcatttactaacacaaaaattagaaatacacTTAATGGGAGCCACtagatttataaataaaaggctacaagtttaaactaaaaaaaaatataaaataaatgttaattttaattaatttaaagttacAATATTTacgaaaaatcatataataatataattttattattataaaaaaatacacaataatAACTAATTAGATTGATAagtctaaaaatttataatttcaaaacaataaataaaaataaagtcacCTTGATTAGGTAGATagttatgtaaaaataaaaataaagaatagaTATAGGAGATGAGATTTTATATCTAATCTGTAAAAATTAGAACTTAAGGAGAAAGActgatgaaattatttttttgtcttaatatatttattttcttaaattataatattttagaaatttaatccaaaaaatttaaaacattacTTCCTACTCAATCtattaaatgttaattttaattattgaatgaatatttttatatactaaactaatttactattagtcatttttatcattttgaattgttataatagtatagtttatttaatcatagGACTATATtgtgatataattaaatggatatttataaaaaaattaagttagattaaaaggataattttgtCATCACAAAATGTTCTAAATAGAGATATGCATCTATctgatttttatataaaaccTCATGTACCGATTGaaacatttataaaaattcatgtattaattcaatatttttgaaaaaactcGGGTATCAATTCTATCATttacaaaaattcatataccgatttaacaataatactaaaattcgagtactaaaataatttttactctatttatatacttattataatacttgtaataagtaaattatggTGTTGAATGTAAATTCATACACaattttgcatatatataaaacgCTATATAGGAAatacgaaaaataaaaaattaattattgtattatttgtattatataatgcattttaaataaaaaaactatgtcAAATTacctaaatttaaaataatactaccttttgaaaaaaaataaaaaaattaacagaatGCAATAATGTATTCCTTgtatgatataatttattttagatccaaaattatgttaaattacttacatgtaaaatgatattacttattaaaatactttgtGTTTGTACTTTGTGTATAAATTGGTCCCATCTACACTAATAAGTTTGCGACAGTATTGGAACCTTTGATACACGGTTTGAACGCCTAGAAGACGTATTCTACTACATATGCACCAGTTGGCGGTTGGAAGACTTTGTGTTCCAATTCAACAATAGTTCTtggattaaatttttggagagCTCTCATGTTTTGGGTAGCTTTCGAACTGAATTTTTCCATGTGCCgtaaataatttcacattctattttcaaattgtacTATGCCTTTTGATTTGGTATATTGTATCCTGTAAGGAGTGTTCGTTACTATCAACACCAACATTCtgataaattttggataaaaactGAGCATAAGTTGATGAACAAGGTATCCTCATCGGTGCGATAACCATCTGATCATATGTAACAGACCAGCCATCGCTAAATAATTACTCACAACACCTTACTAAATTGTCGTCCAATACACTCGTGCAGTTGTTTTGTTCCTATTGGGTGAGTTGATATGCCTGGACTCATTAGGAAACCTGATATCATTgctatatttcaaaattagagGATATAAAAATTGCCAAGAATTACAGTTGGGGCAGTGCtgtgcttgtatttttatactgTGAATTATTTAATGCTAACACCAAAAGCAAAGCTGCAATTGGTGGCGCGATTTGTTACagtaaaatttaagtattaaCTTAtagacaatttttttgttataaatattaattaataacacatgcttgtattatttatatagatttGAGTATGGTCACTGATCACTCTACTTTGTCCCAGACTTGGTGTAGAACGATTATATATGAGCCAAGTTCAAACAAACAATAATCATTTGCTCCCAACAGCACCGTATGGTGCAACATGGAATTGTGAACACACCTTCACCCAAACAGTACCAACCACTGTCTGGGTTATAAGAGATATATTGGATGAAATGCAGACGCATCAAGTCACTTCTATTTAATACAATAAGTACATTTATACCGTGAATTAAATCTGCattaattttcatcatttcatttattacagTTCATTTGACAGCCGTATGACATGAACTCAGATGTCATTACGGGCTACGCTGTTGATTTGAACCCCCAACTGTAGGGATCATCATGTCCGTTAATAGTCTACGCAATAGTAGAAATGTATCGTCTTGATCGGGTCTTTTGCCAATTCGGGATGAGACAGAATATTCCACAAGCGATGGATACTAGGGACATGAGCCTACATCAGATCTCCTGTAAAAATCATACGGGTACAGATTGGAACCTACAACATATACAATACATCACTAGATAACAGAAAAGATATGACACTATTGTACAAATGCCACCCATTTCCAATAGGAGAGATACAGAACGAGGGTATTGAGAATGATACTGCAACATAACATGAAGTTTGGTATCGTCATCTACTGATAGACGTATGGAAAGTGAGTACCAACATGAAGATGCACCTATGTTGCAAGTTGTggtatgttatataatatcgaatactttattttaaattttttcttacagacacaatattcattatttttctacattcTTCAGGCGTAAGAGGTGAATGCCCTTGAAGCTTTGTGTcaatttagataaatattgAAGTGTATAGTCAACTGGTGGACAGATTCAAGCATGAGTTACAAATTATCAAAGAAGACATAACCCATCAACCACAACAAATTCCTACGTCATTCGATGATGCTCCCACCACATGCCACAGGTAAAAAAGAAGTTCTAGCCAAATGTCTATTGATTCAGTTGGACGTCAAGATGTTGGGGTGGATATACCTGGTCCTTCTATAGTGTATACACCTCAAGATTACTACGTGCCCCAACCGCCTCAAGATTACTATATGTTTCAACTGCCTCAAGATTTACTATATGTCTTAACCGCCACAAGATGATTGGTTTCAATCAGTTCCATATATGCcaacatatataaaagattattCTTCACATATACATCTTG comes from Sesamum indicum cultivar Zhongzhi No. 13 linkage group LG10, S_indicum_v1.0, whole genome shotgun sequence and encodes:
- the LOC105172025 gene encoding cytochrome b5 domain-containing protein RLF-like isoform X1; this encodes MANEDDFTFCSVGPPKVNIETRRVDDDDDVSGIHRDDGNGIADDRSSGSIRKMSASSQKQETIGSLSFNVNDASPRREVDQQSGQAAHEGATSSAKAPSEQKSPVRKSTPRVKVPFEKGYSQMDWLKLTRTHPDLAGLKGQSNKRLISLNEVKQHQSEGSMWTVLKGRVYNIAPYMKFHPGGVDMLMKGVGKDCTSLFNKYHAWVNAEFLLEKCLVGILDEGH
- the LOC105172025 gene encoding cytochrome b5 domain-containing protein RLF-like isoform X2, encoding MANEDDFTFCSVGPPKVNIETRRVDDDDDVSGIHRDDGNGIADDRSSGSIRKMSASSQKQETIGSLSFNVNDASPRREVDQQSGQAAHEGATSSAKAPSEQKSPVRKSTPRVKVPFEKGYSQMDWLKLTRTHPDLAGVDMLMKGVGKDCTSLFNKYHAWVNAEFLLEKCLVGILDEGH
- the LOC105172026 gene encoding uncharacterized protein LOC105172026; this encodes MGKYAELLDAGVRIACRFHSHCPQTARMYYHPPPPNDDAHHHQHDGVSTGGATKEEAAALLGRFGSMGAAPARIDITDFILYTIA